Part of the Paracoccus sp. S3-43 genome, CCCGCGCTTGTCCTGACCGCCGCCAGCCCCTAAACGCAGGGGGCGCAGCTTCCGGACAAGGCAGACATGGCACGCGGCACGACGATCATTTCCGACCGGCCCTCCAGCAGGCGGGTGGGCGCCCTGGGCGCGCTGTGGCCGTTCCTGCGGCCCTATCGCGTGCAGGTGGTGCTGGCGCTGTTCGCGCTGGCCGCGACCTCGGCGATCAGCCTGATCCTGCCGCTGGCCGCGCGCCGCGTGGTGGACAATTTCGACGATGGCGCGGGGCTGCTGGACGAATATTTCGGCGCCGCGCTGATCATCGTGGCGCTGCTGGCCCTGGGCACGGCGGCGCGGTATTACTTTGTCACCCGCCTGGGCGAACGGGTCGTGGCCGACATCCGCAAGGCGGTCTTCGCGCGCGTCATCACCCTGTCCCCGGCCTTTTTCGAACGCGTGATGACCGGAGAGATCCTGTCGCGCATCACCACCGACACCACGCTGATCCAGTCGGTGATCGGGTCGTCGCTGTCCATCGCGCTGCGCAACATGATCATCCTGGCCGGCGGCATGGCGATGCTGGCCTTCACCTCGCTGAAGCTGATGGGGCTGGTCCTGCTGATGATCCCGGTGATCCTGGTGCCGATCATCGTGCTGGGCCGCCGGTTGCGCGGGCTGTCGCGCAAGGCCCAGGACTGGATCGCCGCGTCCTCCGGCGCCGCGTCCGAGACGCTGCTGGCCGCGCAGACGGTGCAGGCCTATACGCATGAGGGCCGCAGCATCGCGCGCTTCGACGAGGTGACCGAACGGTCCTTCGACGTGGCGCTGACGCGGATCCGCACGCGGGCGCTGATGACGGCCATCGTGATCTTCCTGATCTTCGCGGGCGTGATCGGCGTGTTGTGGATCGGCGCGCGCGACGTCCAGACCGGGGCGATGACCGCCGGGCAGCTGGTGCAGTTCGTGATCTATGCGATCCTGGTGGCCGGATCGACCGGCGCCCTGTCCGAGATCTGGGGCGAGCTGCAGCGCGCGGCGGGCGCCACCGAACGGCTGGGCGAGTTGCTGGCGGCCGAGGACGCGCTGACCGATCCCGCCCGACCGGTTCCCCTGCCCCGCCCGGTGCGCGGCCGGATCACCCTGGAGGGAGTCGGCTTCCACTATCCCACCCGGCCCGACGTCTCGGCCCTAGAGGGGGTCAGCCTGGCCATCCAGCCCGGCGAGACGGTGGCCCTGGTCGGCCCGTCCGGCGCGGGCAAGACGACCGTGATCCAGTTGATCCAGCGGTTCTGGGATCCGCAGTCGGGCCGCGTCACGCTGGACGGCATCGACCTGCGCGACATGGCGCGCGCCGATTTCCGGCAGGCGATCGCCCTGGTTCCGCAGGATCCGGTGATCTTCGCGGCGACGGCCCTGGACAACATCCGCCTGGGCCGCCCCGACGCCTCGCCTTCCGAAGTCCAGGCCGCGGCTCGCGCCGCCCATGCCCATGACTTCATCAGCACCCTGCCGCAGGGATACGACACGCCGCTGGGCGAACGCGGCGTCATGCTGTCGGGCGGCCAGCGCCAGCGCATCGCCATCGCCCGCGCGATCCTGCGCGACGCCCCGGTCCTGCTGCTGGACGAGGCGACAAGCGCCCTGGACGCGGAATCCGAATCGCTGGTCCAGGCGGCCGTCAACCGTCTGTCGGAAGGCCGCACCACGGTCGTCGTGGCGCACAGGCTGGCCACGGTGAAGAAGGCCGACCGCATCGTGGTCTTCGACGGCGGCCGGATCGTGGCCCAAGGCACCCATGACGCCCTGGTGGCCGAGGGCGGGCTTTACGCCCGGCTGGCGCGGATGCAGTTCATGGACACGCCCAGCCTGCCGGAACCCGCCTGACCGGCGGCCCGCCTATCGGGGCGCGGCATAGATGGCCGCCCAGAACCGCGTCTTGCCGTCCGGCCCGATGGCCTGGCCGATGCCATAGTCGCGGACCTGCGGGATCAGGATATTGGCCCGGTGTCCGGCAGACCCGTTCCATTCGGCAAGCACCCGGCCTTGCGGAAACGGCCCCGCGGCGATGTTCTCGGCCGTGATCGAGGGCGCATAGCCCGCCGCCTTGACGCGAGGTCCCGGCCCGGTCGTCTTGCTGCCCAGATGCGTCATGCGACCGCGCTGCGCCATGTCGCAGGCGTGCCGGGCGGCGACCTGCGCCAGGACCGGGCTGGGCCGCACGGGGGGCAGGCCGGCGCTGCGGCGCAGGGTATTGGTGGCCGCCGCGCCCTGTTCGTTCTGGCCGGGCGTGGTGGCCAGGCAGGTCGCCGCGCCCGCAGCCATCAGCTGCATGGCGTGCGGATCGCCGCTGCGGGCATCGGACGCGGTTTGCGCGCAGCCGGTCAGGATGGCACCGCACAGGACGACGGCGGGAAGCAGGGGAAGACGTGTCATTGGCTTTCACCTTTCGAAGCGATGCGCACCCTGCGGGTGAAATTATGAATGAATTAACAATGCACGATTGACATACGGGTTCCCGAGCGCGGAATGACCGGATGGAACGCTTGCATAATGCCCGCGTTTTTTATTCAAATCGTTCCGTAACATGCTTGAAAGGACGCAGCATGGCCATCTGGGATTTCGTCAAGGACGCCGGAAAGTCGGTCTTCGGCAAGGCCGAAGCCGCCGAAGCAAGGCCCACTTCTCAGCCCGAAGCCGCAGCCGGAAAGCCCGCCCAGGATCCCGACACGACCCGCAAGGTCGCGGCGCTCAAGGCGGAACTGCGCACGCTGAACCTGGACAAGGACGACGTGCACCTGACCCTGCGCGGCGACACCGTCAGGATCGACAGCAAGGGCGCCGACAGGGAGACTCTGGAAAAGCTGGTGCTGGCCGTCGGCAATATCGAGGGCATCGCCAAGGTCGAGGCCGATCTGCCCGATGCGGGGGCGGGGGTCGAGGCCGGGCAGGCGCCCGTCTTCCACACCGTCAAGAAGGGCGAGACGCTGTCGGCCATCGCCAAGGCCTATCTGGGCAATGCCAGCAAATACAACGCCATCTTCGAGGCGAACCGGCCCATGCTGACCGATCCCGACAAGATCTATCCCGGCCAGACCCTGCGCATCCCGCAGGGCTGAGGCCCCTGACGCGGCGTCGGCTGTGTCCTGACGCCGCGTCCCGACACAGCGGGGCGCCAAGCCTCTTGCCGCCTTTCCCGCCCATGGACCATGGTATGCAAAAGCGGGATCAGGAGGGTGATCCCAGGACTTGGGGGGAGGATGGATGACCCGTTTCATCAGCTATGACGACCGCAACGCGCTGGAAGCGGAGATGCCGTATCAGGCGCGGGATCTGCCGGTCACGATCTATGGCTTTCTGACCCGCACCGCCGAACGCTTTCCCGACCGGCCCGCGATCAGCTTCCAGCTTCTGTCCGGTGCGGGCGACCATGCCACGACCCTGACCTGGCGCGAATTGCTGGAACGCGTGACGGAAACCGCCAACCTGCTGCGCAAGCTGGGCGTCGGCCCGACCGATACGGTGGCCTATCTGCTGCCCAACAGCATCGAAACCCCGGTGGTCCTGCTGGCGGGCGCGACGGCGGGGATCGTCAATCCCATCAACCCGCTGCTGGACGCCCAGCAGATCGCGGGCATCCTGCGTGAAACCCGCGCCAAGGTGCTGGTGACGCTGCGCGCCTTCCCGAAAACCGATGTCGCGCAGAAGGCCGCCGAGGCCGTGGCCCAGGCCCCCGGCGTCACCCATGTGATCGAGATCGACCTGAACCGCCACCTGCGCGGCCTCAAACGCTGGATCGTGCCGCTGATCCGCCCGCGCGTGAAGCGCCGCCACAAGGCCAGGATGCTGAATTTCGAGGCCGCGACCAGTGCCGAGAAGCACACCCGCCTGGATTTCGAGGATGTGCAGCAGGACCGCGTGGCGGCCTTCTTCCATACCGGCGGGACCACCGGCACGCCCAAGATCGCGCAGCACAAGTATTCCGGCATGATCTATAACGGCTGGCTGGGCGGCACGCTGCTGTTCGACGAAACCGACGTGCTGATGTGCCCGCTGCCGATGTTCCACGTCTTCGCGGCCTATCCGGTGCTGATGTCCTGCATCGCCTCGGGCGCGCATGTGGTGATGCCGACCCCCGCCGGATACCGGGGTGAGGGCGTCTTCGACAATTTCTGGAAGCTGATCGAACGCTGGCAGGCGACCTTCCTGATCACCGTGCCGACCGCCATTTCCGTGCTGATGCAGCGCCCGGTCAATGCCGATGTCAGTTCGCTGAGAACCGCGATCTCGGGCTCTGCCCCGCTGCCGATCGAGCTTTACAACCGCTTCAAATCCGCCACCGGGGTCGAGATCGCCGAAGGCTATGGCCTGACCGAGGCCACCTGCCTGGTCAGTTGCAACCCGGTGGACGGCGTCAAGAAGGTCGGCTCGGTGGGCATCCCCCTGCCCTATACCCATGTCCGCATCCTGAAGCATGACGACGGCGGCCGCGTCCACGAATGCCCCACTGATGTGGTCGGAGAGATCTGCGTCGCCAATCCCGGCGTCTTTCCCGGATCGACCTATACCGAGTCCGACAAGAACCACCACCTGTTCGCCGAGGACATCTATCTGCGCACCGGCGACCTGGGGCGGCTGGATCCGGACGGCTATCTGTGGATCACCGGGCGGGCCAAGGATCTGATCATCCGCGGCGGCCACAACATCGACCCCGCCGAGATCGAAGAGGCGTTGCTGTCCCATCCCGCCGTGGCCTTCGCGGGCGCCATCGGCCAGCCCGACAGCTTCGCGGGCGAACTGCCCTGCGTCTATGTGGAACTGGTGGCGGGCGCCTCGGTGACGGAATCCGACCTGCTGGACCACGCCAAGGCGCACATCCACGAACGCGCCGCCATCCCCAAGCATATCGAGATCCTGCCCGAACTCCCCAAGACCGCCGTGGGCAAGATCTTCAAGCCCGACCTGCGCCGCCTGGCCATCAAGCGCGTCTACGACGCGGCCCTGTCCGGCACCGGCACCCATGTCGCCGAGGTGGTCGAGGACAAGAAGCGCGGCCTGGTGGCGCGGCTTGCCCGCGAGAACGGCGTGGACGAAAGCGCCGTCAGGGCGAAGCTGGGGGAATTCACCCGGCCCTGGGATTGGGCATGACGGCGCGCGCGAGGATCCCGCTTTAATCGCCCTGCCTGCTGGAAGGGCAAGATCCGGTAACGCGGCTGTGTGTTTGTGCCAGCAGCGATTCGGGTCAGGCTTGGCCGTCCCAACAGGAAAGGACCACCGATGAAAAGACTTTCCCTTGTCACTTTGACCGCCTGCCTGCTGGCGGGCCCGGTCCTTGCCGCCCCCATCACCGCGCCCGAGGCGTCGGCCACCGGCCCGGTGGTGCTGGCCAACTGCCCCGGCAAGCCGCCGGTGAATGCTTGACGGATGCGCAACGCCGAAAGGCGTTGCGTGTCTTTCTAAGGATCAGCGGCGGAAAGAAGTTCGGCCTGCTGAGCCGCAATTGGCCGGGCGCGCGATTTCACGCATCCTGCCGCTGTCTCACCGCGTGAACTTCTTATACTTCACCCGCTTCGGCTCGATCGAATCCGGCCCCAGCCGCCGCACCTTGTCCTTCTCGTAATCCTCGAAGTTCCCCTCGAAGAACTCGACATGCGCATCGCCTTCAAAGGCCAGGATATGCGTGCAGAGCCGGTCCAGGAAGAACCGGTCGTGCGAGATGATGATCGCGCAGCCGGCGAAATTCTCGATGGCCGTTTCCAGGGCTTGCAGCGTCTCCACGTCCAGGTCGTTGGTCGGTTCGTCCAGCAGCAGCAGGTTGCCGCCGGATTTCAGCAGCTTGGCCATGTGGACGCGGTTGCGTTCGCCGCCCGACAGCAGGCCCACCTTTTTCTGCTGGTCGCCGCCCTTGAAGTTGAACGACCCCACATAGTTGCGGCTGTTGACCTGCGCGTCGCCCAGCTCGATCACCTCGGCCC contains:
- a CDS encoding ABC transporter transmembrane domain-containing protein is translated as MARGTTIISDRPSSRRVGALGALWPFLRPYRVQVVLALFALAATSAISLILPLAARRVVDNFDDGAGLLDEYFGAALIIVALLALGTAARYYFVTRLGERVVADIRKAVFARVITLSPAFFERVMTGEILSRITTDTTLIQSVIGSSLSIALRNMIILAGGMAMLAFTSLKLMGLVLLMIPVILVPIIVLGRRLRGLSRKAQDWIAASSGAASETLLAAQTVQAYTHEGRSIARFDEVTERSFDVALTRIRTRALMTAIVIFLIFAGVIGVLWIGARDVQTGAMTAGQLVQFVIYAILVAGSTGALSEIWGELQRAAGATERLGELLAAEDALTDPARPVPLPRPVRGRITLEGVGFHYPTRPDVSALEGVSLAIQPGETVALVGPSGAGKTTVIQLIQRFWDPQSGRVTLDGIDLRDMARADFRQAIALVPQDPVIFAATALDNIRLGRPDASPSEVQAAARAAHAHDFISTLPQGYDTPLGERGVMLSGGQRQRIAIARAILRDAPVLLLDEATSALDAESESLVQAAVNRLSEGRTTVVVAHRLATVKKADRIVVFDGGRIVAQGTHDALVAEGGLYARLARMQFMDTPSLPEPA
- a CDS encoding CAP domain-containing protein; translated protein: MTRLPLLPAVVLCGAILTGCAQTASDARSGDPHAMQLMAAGAATCLATTPGQNEQGAAATNTLRRSAGLPPVRPSPVLAQVAARHACDMAQRGRMTHLGSKTTGPGPRVKAAGYAPSITAENIAAGPFPQGRVLAEWNGSAGHRANILIPQVRDYGIGQAIGPDGKTRFWAAIYAAPR
- the lysM gene encoding peptidoglycan-binding protein LysM, whose translation is MAIWDFVKDAGKSVFGKAEAAEARPTSQPEAAAGKPAQDPDTTRKVAALKAELRTLNLDKDDVHLTLRGDTVRIDSKGADRETLEKLVLAVGNIEGIAKVEADLPDAGAGVEAGQAPVFHTVKKGETLSAIAKAYLGNASKYNAIFEANRPMLTDPDKIYPGQTLRIPQG
- a CDS encoding acyl-CoA synthetase, translating into MTRFISYDDRNALEAEMPYQARDLPVTIYGFLTRTAERFPDRPAISFQLLSGAGDHATTLTWRELLERVTETANLLRKLGVGPTDTVAYLLPNSIETPVVLLAGATAGIVNPINPLLDAQQIAGILRETRAKVLVTLRAFPKTDVAQKAAEAVAQAPGVTHVIEIDLNRHLRGLKRWIVPLIRPRVKRRHKARMLNFEAATSAEKHTRLDFEDVQQDRVAAFFHTGGTTGTPKIAQHKYSGMIYNGWLGGTLLFDETDVLMCPLPMFHVFAAYPVLMSCIASGAHVVMPTPAGYRGEGVFDNFWKLIERWQATFLITVPTAISVLMQRPVNADVSSLRTAISGSAPLPIELYNRFKSATGVEIAEGYGLTEATCLVSCNPVDGVKKVGSVGIPLPYTHVRILKHDDGGRVHECPTDVVGEICVANPGVFPGSTYTESDKNHHLFAEDIYLRTGDLGRLDPDGYLWITGRAKDLIIRGGHNIDPAEIEEALLSHPAVAFAGAIGQPDSFAGELPCVYVELVAGASVTESDLLDHAKAHIHERAAIPKHIEILPELPKTAVGKIFKPDLRRLAIKRVYDAALSGTGTHVAEVVEDKKRGLVARLARENGVDESAVRAKLGEFTRPWDWA